AGTTGGCGCCGAGTTCGGCGAGCCAGCCATTGCCCCAGACCCAGTTGCCGAAGAACGGATACATGATCGTGCCGATGCAGCAGCCGTAAATCATGAACGCGGAGAACTTCCAGCGTTCGGCAGCGCCGCCCGTCGGAATCGTCGCCGTCGTATCCATGAACACCATCTGGAACAGGAACAATGCAAAAGCCGCGGTATCATAACCCGCGCCTTGAAGCATCACGCCCTTGGTTCCAAACAGGCCGAAGAATTTTCCGAACAGGTGGATGCCCACTTCGTGATTCAATCCCGCGTAGCCGCCCATCGTGGCGATGCCGCCGCCGCTGGGGCTATTCGGATCGGCCATGCCGCCGAACATCAGCGCGAATCCACAAAGGTAGAATCCGAGCATGCCCATCGGGTAGATCATGAAGTTCATCGCCATGGTATGCCCCGCGTTTTTGGCGCGGCACAAACCGGTTTCGACCAGCGCGAAACCCGCTTGCATGAACATGACCAGGAAGCCGGTCACCAGCGTCCACATGAAGTTGATGGCGACACGATTATGACCCACGGAATCCGCCAGCTTGACCGCCAGCGGTTCCTTGGCGGACTGCGCCGTATAATCGTCGAACGCCTTTTTAGCATCATTGAAGGCCGACACCTTGTTGGTGTCCTTCTTGTCGTCACTGCTCAAATCGGAAGGAGCGGTGACGATGAACGTGCCATTGGGCGCTTGCGCATCCACGGCCATACCCGTCGCGGTGCCACCGGGGTCGGGCGTGGGACCGGCCGGCGCGGGAGCGGCTGCCGCCGGAGCGTTCGTGGCCGCCATCGCGGCCGGGGCATTGGTATCTTGCGCGCGCAGCGGCCCGCAAACGGATGCGAGCAAAAATAATGCGGTCAGGGACGTTAGGAATCTTTTAGTCATATTGTTTGGGTTTTTAATCATGGTTGAATGGACGGTTACACCGCGGTTTTGCCTTTCTCTCCCGTGCGGATGCGAATGACATCCTCGA
This sequence is a window from Verrucomicrobiia bacterium. Protein-coding genes within it:
- a CDS encoding ammonium transporter; this translates as MTKRFLTSLTALFLLASVCGPLRAQDTNAPAAMAATNAPAAAAPAPAGPTPDPGGTATGMAVDAQAPNGTFIVTAPSDLSSDDKKDTNKVSAFNDAKKAFDDYTAQSAKEPLAVKLADSVGHNRVAINFMWTLVTGFLVMFMQAGFALVETGLCRAKNAGHTMAMNFMIYPMGMLGFYLCGFALMFGGMADPNSPSGGGIATMGGYAGLNHEVGIHLFGKFFGLFGTKGVMLQGAGYDTAAFALFLFQMVFMDTTATIPTGGAAERWKFSAFMIYGCCIGTIMYPFFGNWVWGNGWLAELGANFPGLGHGHVDFAGSSVVHMQGGVICLIFCWLIGPRHGKYKDGKIVHPITPHSIPLVMLGTFILAFGWFGFNPGSSLAGTDLRIAVVAVNTMLASATGALATTLWMWWFRTKKPDPSMMCNGMLAGLVAITCPCAFVSAGGACWIGIISGILVVESVFFFDKIGIDDCVGAISVHGVNGAWGCLSLGLFADGTYGDGWNGVPGKVIGAFYGGGMGQFWAECIGVITCFIALSIISLVVYFIAEKLVGNRVSLEVEIEGLDVPEMGVPGYAGIVMDKQSETPMGK